The Aurantiacibacter arachoides genome window below encodes:
- a CDS encoding VOC family protein encodes MAEFTFHHGGVSVPSLDAAIEWYGHVLGFEVEKRFYIEAARSRTAMIRKGPLRFELFEVEGAAPLPEDRRHPPSDLKTHGNKHLAFQVDDIDVFLAEMEDKGADVAFVVREEFGRGCFLRDCAGNLIEFVEEPDA; translated from the coding sequence ATGGCTGAATTCACGTTCCATCACGGCGGAGTATCGGTCCCCAGCCTCGACGCGGCGATCGAGTGGTACGGCCACGTCCTCGGCTTCGAGGTGGAGAAGCGGTTCTACATCGAGGCCGCGCGGAGCCGCACCGCGATGATCCGGAAAGGGCCGCTGCGCTTCGAGCTATTCGAGGTGGAGGGCGCCGCCCCCTTGCCCGAGGACCGCCGCCACCCGCCGAGCGACCTGAAAACGCACGGCAACAAGCACCTCGCCTTCCAGGTGGATGACATCGACGTGTTTCTCGCCGAGATGGAGGACAAGGGCGCCGACGTGGCCTTTGTAGTGCGCGAAGAATTCGGGCGCGGGTGTTTCCTCCGCGACTGTGCGGGAAACCTCATAGAGTTCGTCGAGGAGCCCGATGCCTGA
- a CDS encoding MFS transporter, with the protein MEDTTRGDYPPRPLAWRSAIIVFVLTAIALADRMAISMLIGPIKAEFGLGDFEASLLIGFAFTLFYVIFLLPIGAAADRFSRAKVLGMCLFVWSITTVACGFATGFVSLFVLRMLMGAGEAGIGPCSHGIIGASFPRERLSKPLALQGIGFQVGPAAGVAAAGAILAAGAAGAFDGIPLLADLAPWRVAFILIGLPGLLALLLIPLLHDPDAHRRTTADMVRPSVWPFVRQHRLLMGLMLLGSGISAMASGVVTGWVPEYLQRVLGASPAEAGSMLGAIMLATAFIGQGIYAAIVDWFAARGVLDAPIRVGLLPTALAVPLAWLAFGADGSAAFYPLLFAFALVIAPFNAVNNTVAQMLAPPALRSRVSALFIFSISIIGFAIGPALVGWLSEYVFGEARLGEAMRLVATLAMAVTFVLFWLARKPLLRVMQAKTAA; encoded by the coding sequence ATGGAAGATACGACCCGAGGGGACTACCCGCCACGCCCGCTCGCCTGGAGATCGGCGATCATCGTCTTCGTGCTCACCGCCATCGCGCTTGCCGACCGCATGGCCATTTCCATGCTGATCGGCCCCATCAAGGCCGAGTTCGGCCTCGGCGACTTCGAGGCGAGCCTGCTGATCGGTTTTGCCTTTACCCTGTTCTACGTCATCTTCCTGCTGCCCATCGGCGCGGCGGCGGATCGCTTCAGCCGGGCCAAGGTCTTGGGCATGTGTCTGTTCGTCTGGTCGATCACCACGGTTGCTTGCGGGTTCGCCACCGGATTCGTCAGCCTGTTCGTCCTCAGGATGCTGATGGGCGCGGGCGAGGCGGGGATCGGGCCGTGCAGCCACGGCATCATTGGCGCGAGCTTTCCACGCGAACGGCTATCCAAGCCGCTGGCGCTGCAGGGCATCGGCTTCCAGGTCGGCCCGGCGGCGGGCGTGGCGGCGGCGGGCGCGATCCTGGCGGCGGGCGCGGCGGGGGCATTCGATGGCATTCCGCTGCTCGCGGACCTCGCGCCGTGGCGTGTCGCCTTCATCCTCATCGGGCTGCCGGGCCTGCTCGCTCTGCTGCTGATCCCGCTGCTGCACGATCCCGACGCGCATCGCCGAACGACGGCTGATATGGTCCGCCCAAGCGTCTGGCCCTTCGTACGTCAGCACCGGCTGCTTATGGGGCTGATGCTGCTGGGCAGCGGCATTTCGGCAATGGCCAGCGGCGTGGTGACCGGATGGGTGCCCGAATACCTGCAACGTGTCCTGGGTGCCTCGCCCGCAGAGGCGGGATCGATGCTCGGCGCCATCATGCTCGCCACCGCCTTCATCGGACAGGGGATATACGCGGCAATCGTCGACTGGTTCGCCGCGCGCGGCGTGCTCGACGCGCCGATCCGGGTCGGCCTGCTGCCTACCGCGCTCGCCGTGCCGCTGGCATGGCTGGCCTTCGGAGCCGATGGTTCGGCAGCGTTCTACCCCCTGCTGTTCGCCTTTGCGCTGGTCATCGCGCCTTTCAACGCGGTCAACAACACCGTGGCGCAGATGCTCGCCCCGCCCGCTCTCCGCAGCCGGGTCTCCGCGCTGTTCATCTTCTCCATCAGCATCATCGGCTTCGCGATCGGCCCGGCGCTGGTCGGCTGGCTGAGCGAGTACGTATTCGGCGAAGCGCGGCTGGGCGAGGCGATGCGGCTGGTGGCGACCTTGGCGATGGCGGTGACGTTCGTGCTGTTCTGGCTGGCGCGGAAGCCGCTGTTGAGGGTCATGCAGGCAAAGACGGCGGCGTGA
- a CDS encoding SDR family NAD(P)-dependent oxidoreductase encodes MKGPLPQTPSFRLDGKRALVTGAGRGIGLAAAAALAEAGAEVTLAARSESEIAAAAEAIAKGARHAVLDVSDLDAVADFFGSRAPFHVLVNNAGTNRPKPLWEVSEADYDAVLDLNLKSAFFVAQGCAKALIAAGEPGTLIHMGSQMGHVGGPNRSLYCASKWALEGMNKAMALDLAPHAIRSNTIAPTFIETPLTKPMFEDEAFRASVLSKIKLGRIGSVEDLMGAVVFLASDASALMTGTSLVVDGGWTAE; translated from the coding sequence TTGAAGGGTCCGCTTCCGCAAACCCCCTCCTTCCGTCTCGACGGCAAGCGCGCGCTGGTAACCGGCGCGGGGCGCGGGATCGGACTGGCGGCAGCCGCTGCGCTGGCCGAGGCCGGGGCTGAAGTGACGCTGGCGGCACGCAGCGAGAGCGAGATCGCGGCGGCGGCAGAGGCGATTGCCAAAGGCGCGCGCCACGCGGTGCTCGACGTGTCGGACCTTGATGCGGTGGCCGATTTCTTCGGGAGCCGCGCCCCGTTCCACGTCCTCGTCAACAACGCCGGGACCAACCGTCCCAAGCCGCTGTGGGAAGTGAGTGAGGCGGATTACGATGCCGTACTCGACCTCAATCTCAAGAGCGCCTTCTTCGTCGCGCAGGGTTGCGCGAAGGCACTGATTGCGGCGGGCGAGCCCGGTACCCTGATCCACATGGGCAGCCAGATGGGCCACGTAGGCGGCCCCAACCGCAGCCTCTACTGTGCCAGCAAGTGGGCGTTGGAAGGCATGAACAAGGCGATGGCGTTAGACCTAGCGCCACACGCCATCCGCTCCAACACCATCGCGCCTACCTTCATCGAAACTCCGCTGACGAAACCGATGTTCGAGGACGAAGCCTTCCGCGCCAGCGTGCTTTCGAAAATCAAGCTGGGCCGCATCGGCAGCGTGGAGGACCTGATGGGCGCGGTGGTGTTCCTCGCCAGCGACGCTAGCGCGCTGATGACCGGCACCAGTCTTGTCGTCGATGGCGGCTGGACCGCCGAGTAG
- a CDS encoding cupin domain-containing protein, whose product MTAGLPPIQRVVTGHDANGRACFVSEDVAEPQPIPTGDANFLLLWTTETVPADNNDPVDGRERDVGTTLKGGSAFRIVDMLPGGESPFHRTNSIDYGIVLEGEVELELEDGRKTTVGRHGVIVQRGTNHLWRNTTDKPCRIAFILIEAPAYLHEGKPLDEAKPEQVDERYGDARIP is encoded by the coding sequence GTGACGGCAGGCCTGCCGCCCATTCAGCGCGTGGTGACGGGCCACGACGCGAACGGGCGCGCCTGCTTCGTATCCGAGGACGTGGCCGAGCCGCAGCCGATACCCACGGGCGATGCCAATTTCCTGCTGTTGTGGACGACCGAGACCGTCCCCGCCGACAACAACGATCCGGTCGACGGCCGCGAGCGCGATGTCGGCACCACGCTGAAAGGCGGCAGCGCCTTTCGCATCGTCGATATGCTGCCCGGTGGCGAGAGCCCTTTCCACCGCACCAATTCCATCGACTACGGCATCGTGCTCGAAGGCGAGGTCGAACTGGAACTGGAGGACGGGCGCAAGACGACGGTCGGCAGACACGGGGTTATCGTCCAGCGCGGCACCAACCACCTCTGGCGCAACACCACCGACAAGCCCTGCCGCATTGCCTTCATCCTGATCGAGGCGCCCGCCTACCTGCACGAGGGCAAGCCGCTGGACGAGGCCAAGCCCGAGCAGGTGGACGAGCGATATGGAGATGCGCGCATTCCGTAG
- a CDS encoding SDR family NAD(P)-dependent oxidoreductase → MTSPFDLNGKRAIVTGSTRGIGLAIAEGFVAAGARVVISSEDTGDTARVAARLGQPGIAADVTDDAALAKLVEGAVEALGGLDVLVCNAGITGRPGPFAAIDMGDYDRVMALNLRSQVVLANLALPHIAASSGGAVVLMSSLAALRGNGAINAYALSKAGVAQLARNLAVEWGPRGVRVNAIAPGFIATDLSRPLLEDEAFMARRMAMTPLRRPGQPHEVAAAAQFLASDAGSFVTGQVLVVDGGTAITDGS, encoded by the coding sequence GTGACGTCGCCCTTCGACCTGAACGGCAAGCGGGCCATCGTCACCGGCTCGACGCGCGGCATCGGCCTTGCCATCGCCGAGGGATTCGTCGCCGCGGGAGCGCGGGTAGTCATCTCCAGCGAGGACACCGGAGACACCGCGCGCGTCGCCGCCCGCCTCGGCCAGCCGGGGATCGCTGCCGACGTCACCGACGATGCGGCGCTGGCGAAGCTGGTCGAAGGCGCGGTGGAGGCGCTGGGCGGGCTCGACGTGCTGGTCTGCAACGCCGGGATCACCGGACGGCCCGGCCCCTTCGCCGCCATCGACATGGGCGATTACGACCGGGTCATGGCGCTCAACCTCAGGAGCCAGGTCGTGCTCGCCAATCTCGCGCTGCCGCATATCGCGGCAAGCAGCGGCGGCGCGGTCGTGCTCATGAGCAGCCTTGCCGCCCTGCGCGGCAACGGCGCGATCAACGCCTATGCGCTAAGCAAGGCGGGCGTGGCGCAACTGGCGCGCAATCTTGCCGTCGAATGGGGTCCGCGCGGGGTGCGTGTCAACGCCATCGCACCCGGCTTCATCGCCACCGATCTTTCGCGCCCGCTGTTGGAGGACGAGGCCTTCATGGCGCGGCGCATGGCCATGACCCCGCTCCGCCGCCCCGGCCAGCCGCACGAGGTCGCCGCCGCCGCGCAGTTCCTCGCCAGCGATGCTGGCAGCTTCGTCACCGGGCAGGTGCTGGTGGTCGACGGCGGCACCGCCATCACCGACGGCAGCTAG
- a CDS encoding fumarylacetoacetate hydrolase family protein, whose amino-acid sequence MRLATLNDGTPDGRLVVVSPDANSCAAAPVKTLQEALERWDELLPQLRAIADFPDPLDMAQVTAPLPRAWQWLDGSVYASHGALMDKVIGVDKPPVDWPLMYQGVSSKFYGPTEDVVMADEALGIDFEGEFGVLTTRVPMGTTAQDAGAHIALVVQINDWSLRTLAGPEMKTGFGWVQAKPPCSMAPFAVTPDELGDGWEDFQPNMHLRVHWNGEQFGDAHGKAMGYGFDKLVAHAARTRELVAGTVIGSGTVSNENYREVGSSCIAERRGIEIVDEGAPRTEFMRFGDSVRMEARTTDGRTPFGAIEQRVVSL is encoded by the coding sequence ATGCGGCTTGCGACATTGAATGACGGAACGCCGGACGGGCGGCTGGTGGTGGTCTCTCCGGACGCGAACAGCTGCGCCGCCGCGCCGGTCAAGACCTTGCAGGAAGCGCTCGAACGCTGGGACGAGCTGTTGCCGCAACTGCGCGCCATCGCCGATTTCCCCGACCCGCTCGACATGGCGCAGGTCACCGCCCCGCTCCCCCGCGCCTGGCAGTGGCTCGACGGCAGCGTATACGCCAGCCATGGCGCGCTGATGGACAAAGTGATCGGGGTGGACAAGCCGCCGGTCGACTGGCCGCTGATGTACCAAGGCGTCTCCAGCAAGTTCTACGGCCCCACCGAGGACGTGGTCATGGCGGACGAGGCGCTGGGCATCGATTTCGAGGGCGAGTTCGGCGTGCTGACCACGCGGGTGCCGATGGGCACCACGGCGCAGGATGCAGGCGCGCATATCGCACTGGTGGTGCAAATCAACGATTGGTCGCTGCGCACGCTCGCTGGGCCGGAGATGAAAACCGGTTTCGGCTGGGTGCAGGCCAAGCCGCCGTGCAGCATGGCGCCATTTGCCGTCACGCCCGACGAGCTGGGCGACGGGTGGGAGGATTTCCAGCCGAACATGCACCTCAGGGTCCACTGGAACGGCGAGCAGTTCGGCGACGCGCACGGCAAGGCGATGGGCTACGGCTTCGACAAGCTGGTCGCCCACGCCGCCCGCACGCGCGAGCTGGTGGCAGGCACGGTGATTGGCAGCGGCACCGTTTCCAACGAGAACTACCGCGAGGTCGGGTCCAGCTGCATCGCCGAGCGGCGCGGGATCGAAATCGTCGACGAAGGCGCGCCCAGAACCGAGTTCATGCGCTTCGGCGACAGCGTGCGGATGGAAGCGCGCACCACCGACGGGCGCACGCCATTCGGGGCGATCGAGCAGCGGGTCGTCTCGCTGTGA
- a CDS encoding MBL fold metallo-hydrolase, whose product MPSVASAQDACPAFRWTTLGTAGGPVPTPERSEPANLLDAGGMAILVDTGDGTADALAQIGRQQGEVSTVVISHLHWDHVGGLAAVLGLRWMNTFPGEVRVYGPPGTQAVVDGIIASLRPQQRVGFGTGAAVADPAANIRVTELTGGETVDLGEGLRMRAARNSHFDQSIEEVGTVSLSLRFDMGGRSITYTGDSGPITELTALAEGSDMLLSEVIALEPLIAEILATRPDMPAQVQAAMRQHLSTHHIDAGEVGRLAAEAGVGRLVLTHFAVPPGLLSESERYLRDGVRQHYSGPLDLARDLASYDVGCD is encoded by the coding sequence ATGCCTTCAGTCGCCTCGGCGCAGGATGCCTGCCCCGCCTTTCGCTGGACCACGCTGGGCACGGCGGGTGGGCCGGTGCCTACGCCAGAGCGCTCGGAGCCGGCCAACCTGCTTGATGCCGGCGGCATGGCCATCCTCGTCGATACCGGCGATGGCACGGCGGATGCGCTGGCGCAGATCGGGCGGCAGCAGGGCGAGGTGTCCACGGTGGTCATCAGCCACCTGCACTGGGATCACGTCGGCGGGCTCGCCGCGGTGCTGGGCCTTCGCTGGATGAACACTTTTCCGGGGGAGGTCCGCGTCTATGGTCCGCCCGGCACGCAGGCGGTCGTCGATGGCATTATCGCCTCGCTGAGGCCGCAGCAGCGCGTCGGATTCGGCACGGGGGCGGCGGTCGCCGATCCTGCCGCCAATATCCGCGTGACGGAGCTAACGGGCGGAGAGACTGTCGACCTGGGCGAGGGTTTGCGGATGCGCGCGGCCCGCAATTCCCATTTCGACCAGTCGATAGAGGAGGTGGGCACGGTCTCGCTCAGCCTGCGCTTCGACATGGGCGGCCGGTCGATCACGTATACCGGCGACAGTGGGCCAATCACGGAACTGACCGCACTCGCCGAAGGTAGCGACATGCTGTTGAGCGAGGTCATCGCGCTCGAACCGCTGATAGCGGAAATCCTCGCCACCCGGCCCGATATGCCCGCGCAGGTTCAGGCGGCCATGCGCCAGCACCTCTCCACGCACCATATCGACGCGGGCGAGGTGGGGCGCCTGGCCGCCGAGGCCGGGGTCGGACGCCTCGTGCTCACCCATTTCGCCGTCCCGCCGGGGCTGCTCTCCGAGAGCGAGAGATACCTGCGTGACGGTGTGCGGCAGCACTATAGTGGCCCGCTCGACCTGGCGCGCGATCTCGCGAGCTACGACGTGGGCTGCGACTAG
- a CDS encoding cupin domain-containing protein codes for MSREPRVIVTGHDEDGTAIIVSDKAPRTYPTPKFLTTFYEVWNEKSLPVTVSRHMADTEDSLNHPPPRGGVRIRMHDFDPAGDRAEALTYEEIVEHFREAGSEDAVPPKDKWKHAFMHRTESIDFGIMIEGELVLVMEEGERVLTPGDVVVQVGTNHSWTNRSDKNARICFVLLDGDYDDELRGLLGTEKRPPVG; via the coding sequence ATGTCCCGCGAACCCCGGGTGATCGTCACCGGCCACGACGAGGATGGCACCGCGATCATCGTGTCGGACAAGGCGCCGCGCACCTATCCCACGCCCAAGTTCCTGACGACCTTCTACGAGGTGTGGAACGAGAAGAGCCTGCCCGTCACCGTCTCGCGCCACATGGCCGACACCGAGGACAGCCTGAACCACCCGCCGCCGCGCGGAGGGGTTCGCATCCGCATGCACGATTTCGATCCCGCCGGCGACCGTGCCGAGGCGCTGACCTACGAGGAGATCGTCGAACACTTCCGCGAGGCGGGCAGCGAGGATGCCGTGCCGCCGAAAGACAAGTGGAAACACGCCTTCATGCACCGCACCGAGAGCATCGACTTCGGCATCATGATCGAAGGGGAACTGGTGCTGGTGATGGAGGAAGGCGAGCGTGTGCTGACGCCGGGCGACGTGGTCGTCCAGGTGGGCACCAACCACAGCTGGACCAACCGCAGCGACAAGAACGCACGCATCTGCTTCGTACTGCTCGACGGCGACTACGACGACGAGCTGCGCGGCCTGCTGGGGACGGAGAAGAGGCCGCCGGTGGGCTAA
- a CDS encoding aromatic ring-hydroxylating dioxygenase subunit alpha has translation MSAQFLRNAWYMAGWSDELGESGFTREICGERVFVYRLGDGSPAALRDRCPHRFAPLSMGTRDGDLVVCPYHGLAFDPDGRCARNPFAERIPAGAHVPAFRVVDCDGIVWLWRGDPQKANESAIPLFPFVPNRPGWRTLTGYTLMQANYEYGTDNLLDLSHIEFVHKGSFAGQGVIFAGKHSVRDEGDTLHSDWFMADIPPPSIAQGILPPDMRTDHWLDMRWNAPATMRLNVGVCPHGAPREAGFEVPQAHILTPANEHQTHYFWSTSRPLEGDDPQEDAFLLDLFRQAFDEEDKPIIEAAYANVAGRNFWAEEPLSLGIDQGGTRARRKIEAMLRAEARDG, from the coding sequence ATGTCCGCGCAGTTCCTCCGCAACGCATGGTACATGGCGGGCTGGTCCGACGAGCTGGGCGAGAGCGGCTTTACGCGCGAAATCTGCGGCGAGCGCGTGTTCGTCTATCGGCTAGGCGACGGCAGCCCCGCGGCCTTGCGCGATCGCTGCCCGCACCGGTTCGCTCCGCTATCGATGGGCACGCGCGACGGCGACCTGGTCGTCTGCCCCTATCACGGCCTCGCCTTCGACCCCGATGGGCGGTGCGCGCGCAATCCCTTCGCCGAGCGCATCCCGGCGGGCGCACATGTGCCCGCCTTTCGCGTCGTCGATTGCGACGGCATCGTCTGGCTCTGGCGCGGCGATCCGCAGAAGGCCAACGAAAGCGCGATTCCCCTCTTCCCCTTCGTCCCCAATCGCCCCGGCTGGCGCACGCTGACCGGCTACACGCTGATGCAGGCGAACTACGAATACGGCACCGACAACCTGCTCGATCTCAGCCACATCGAATTCGTCCACAAGGGCAGCTTCGCCGGACAAGGCGTGATTTTCGCCGGCAAGCACTCGGTGCGCGACGAGGGCGACACGCTGCATTCCGACTGGTTCATGGCCGACATCCCGCCGCCCTCCATCGCGCAGGGTATCCTGCCGCCCGACATGCGCACGGACCACTGGCTCGACATGCGCTGGAACGCGCCCGCCACGATGCGTCTCAATGTCGGCGTCTGCCCCCACGGTGCCCCGCGAGAGGCCGGGTTCGAGGTGCCGCAGGCGCACATCCTGACGCCCGCGAACGAACATCAGACGCACTACTTCTGGTCGACGAGCCGTCCGCTGGAAGGAGACGATCCGCAAGAGGATGCCTTCCTGCTGGACCTGTTCCGGCAAGCCTTCGACGAGGAGGACAAGCCGATCATCGAGGCCGCCTATGCGAATGTTGCGGGGCGGAATTTCTGGGCCGAGGAACCTCTCTCGCTTGGCATCGACCAAGGCGGCACGCGGGCGCGTCGCAAGATCGAGGCCATGCTGAGGGCCGAGGCACGGGATGGCTGA
- a CDS encoding VOC family protein has product MSRVTDVRYVGYAVPDLAAERAFYADTWKLKEVADEDGLVYFAAHGHDELYVVRLRQADERRVDVVALAADSRADVDALHDKVVASGAKVIWPPRELETYGGGYGFRFFNPDGIEMEISAEVGRGDARALEAREAIPEKISHVVFHSPQHKEITQWFIDVLGFRLSDWIGDFMSLIRCNSAHHRIAFLPGPACLNHVAYDMPDLNEMMRGLKRLRRDGHDTVWGPGRHTAGDNTFAYFVTPAGFAVEYTSELEEIADDDGWEPRSFTPAPDIMDQWGIGTGGPQTMPKPAPDAGLFTPSGV; this is encoded by the coding sequence ATGAGCCGTGTTACCGATGTCCGCTATGTCGGATACGCCGTGCCCGATCTTGCCGCGGAGCGCGCGTTCTATGCCGATACCTGGAAGCTGAAGGAAGTGGCGGACGAGGACGGCCTCGTCTATTTCGCCGCGCACGGGCACGACGAGCTCTACGTCGTGCGCCTGCGCCAGGCGGACGAGCGGCGGGTGGACGTGGTGGCACTGGCGGCAGACAGCCGCGCCGATGTCGACGCGCTGCACGACAAGGTCGTCGCCTCGGGCGCGAAGGTGATCTGGCCCCCGCGCGAGCTGGAGACCTACGGCGGCGGATACGGCTTCCGCTTCTTCAATCCCGACGGCATCGAGATGGAGATCTCGGCCGAGGTCGGCCGCGGCGATGCGCGCGCGCTCGAGGCACGCGAGGCGATCCCGGAAAAGATCAGCCATGTCGTCTTCCATTCGCCGCAGCACAAGGAGATCACGCAGTGGTTCATCGACGTGCTGGGCTTCCGCCTCAGCGACTGGATCGGCGATTTCATGAGCCTCATCCGCTGCAACAGCGCGCATCACCGCATCGCCTTCCTCCCCGGCCCAGCCTGCCTCAACCACGTCGCTTACGACATGCCAGACTTGAACGAGATGATGCGCGGGCTGAAGCGGCTGCGGCGTGACGGACACGATACCGTGTGGGGACCGGGCCGGCACACGGCGGGCGACAACACCTTTGCCTATTTCGTCACGCCCGCGGGCTTCGCCGTCGAATACACTTCCGAGCTGGAGGAGATCGCCGACGACGATGGCTGGGAGCCGCGCTCCTTCACCCCCGCGCCCGACATCATGGACCAGTGGGGCATCGGCACCGGTGGCCCGCAGACCATGCCGAAGCCCGCGCCCGACGCCGGGCTGTTCACCCCTTCCGGAGTCTGA
- a CDS encoding cyclase family protein has product MPRRFVDLSITLENDVVSDPPFMRPEITYQRHGDTMAELQHFFPGTTTADLPDGEGFAAAEWVRLTTHNGTHLDAPYHYHPTMDGGERAITIDEVPLEWCLQPGVKLDFTHFPDGYVVTAQDVEDELARIGHELTPLEIVLVNTAAGKALGDPNFVDRGCGMGYEATMYLTSRGVRVTGTDAWSWDAPFSHTAKRVEETGDKSLIWEGHKAGRDIGYCHLEKLHNLEVLPGDGFTVSCFPHKIKGASAGWTRAVAIFED; this is encoded by the coding sequence ATGCCGCGCCGCTTCGTCGACCTCTCGATCACGCTGGAGAACGATGTCGTCTCCGACCCGCCGTTCATGCGGCCCGAGATTACCTACCAGCGCCACGGCGACACGATGGCCGAACTGCAGCATTTCTTCCCCGGCACCACGACCGCCGACCTGCCCGACGGCGAGGGCTTCGCGGCGGCTGAATGGGTGCGACTGACCACGCATAACGGCACGCACCTCGATGCGCCCTACCACTACCACCCCACGATGGACGGCGGCGAACGGGCGATCACCATCGACGAGGTGCCGCTGGAATGGTGCCTGCAACCTGGCGTCAAGCTGGACTTCACGCACTTCCCGGACGGCTATGTTGTCACCGCGCAGGACGTGGAGGACGAGTTGGCGCGCATCGGTCACGAACTGACACCGCTCGAGATCGTGCTGGTCAACACCGCCGCGGGCAAGGCGCTGGGCGATCCGAACTTCGTCGATCGCGGCTGCGGCATGGGTTACGAGGCAACGATGTATCTCACCAGCCGCGGCGTGCGGGTGACCGGCACCGATGCCTGGAGCTGGGATGCGCCCTTCAGCCACACGGCGAAACGGGTGGAAGAGACCGGCGACAAGTCGCTGATCTGGGAGGGCCACAAGGCGGGCCGCGACATCGGTTACTGCCACCTCGAAAAGCTTCACAACCTGGAGGTGCTGCCGGGCGACGGCTTCACCGTTTCCTGCTTCCCGCACAAGATCAAGGGCGCGAGCGCGGGCTGGACGCGCGCCGTGGCGATCTTCGAGGACTAG
- the hisD gene encoding histidinol dehydrogenase, producing the protein MATWLKRGASAEAKRDADRKVRDIVEAALADIEARGDEAVREMSVKFDGWDREDYRLTQAEIDACVEGLTAQERKDIEFAQAQVHNFAQIQRDSMKEVEVETLPGVTLGHKHIPVNAAGCYVPGGKYPLLASAHMSVITAKVAGVPRVITCAPPFEGKPADKIVAAQAMAGADEIYALGGIQAIGAMALGTQSIGAVDMLVGPGNAFVAEAKRQLFGRVGIDLFAGPTETMVIADETVDGELCATDLLGQAEHGPESPAILITNSEKLARDTMREVERLLEILPTADYARPAWENFGEVVVCDSYEEMRNVADDYANEHVQVMTEDPDYFLKNMTNYGALFLGPRTNVSYGDKVIGTNHTLPTKKSARYTGGLWVGKFLKTCTYQRVDTDEATTLVGEYCSRLCAMEGFAGHGEQANIRVRRYGGRNVPYAGAVEPSRETVA; encoded by the coding sequence ATGGCCACCTGGCTCAAACGCGGCGCGAGCGCCGAGGCGAAGCGCGATGCGGACCGCAAGGTGCGCGACATCGTCGAGGCGGCGCTCGCCGACATCGAGGCGCGCGGCGACGAGGCCGTGCGCGAGATGAGCGTGAAGTTCGACGGTTGGGACCGCGAGGACTATCGGCTGACGCAGGCCGAGATTGATGCCTGCGTCGAGGGCCTGACCGCGCAGGAGCGCAAGGACATCGAATTCGCGCAGGCGCAGGTACACAATTTCGCGCAGATCCAGCGCGACAGCATGAAGGAAGTCGAGGTCGAGACGCTGCCTGGCGTCACGCTCGGCCACAAGCACATCCCCGTGAACGCGGCGGGCTGCTACGTGCCGGGCGGCAAGTATCCCCTGCTCGCCAGCGCGCACATGAGCGTTATCACCGCCAAGGTCGCGGGCGTGCCGCGCGTCATCACCTGCGCCCCGCCGTTCGAGGGCAAGCCTGCCGACAAGATCGTGGCGGCGCAGGCGATGGCCGGGGCCGACGAAATCTATGCGCTGGGCGGCATCCAGGCGATCGGAGCGATGGCGCTGGGTACCCAGTCCATCGGCGCGGTCGACATGCTGGTAGGACCGGGCAACGCCTTCGTGGCCGAGGCCAAACGCCAGCTATTCGGCCGCGTGGGCATCGACCTGTTCGCCGGACCCACCGAGACGATGGTCATAGCCGACGAGACGGTGGACGGCGAACTGTGCGCCACCGACCTGCTCGGCCAAGCCGAGCACGGGCCGGAAAGCCCCGCGATCCTCATCACCAATTCGGAAAAGCTGGCGCGCGACACCATGCGCGAGGTCGAGCGGCTGCTCGAAATCCTCCCCACCGCCGACTATGCGCGGCCCGCGTGGGAGAATTTCGGCGAAGTCGTGGTCTGCGACAGCTACGAGGAAATGCGGAACGTTGCCGACGACTACGCCAACGAGCACGTCCAGGTGATGACCGAGGACCCGGACTATTTCCTGAAGAACATGACCAACTACGGCGCCCTGTTCCTCGGCCCCCGCACCAATGTCAGTTACGGTGACAAGGTGATCGGCACCAACCACACGCTGCCGACGAAAAAGAGTGCGCGCTATACCGGCGGGCTATGGGTCGGCAAGTTCCTGAAGACCTGTACTTACCAGCGCGTCGACACCGACGAGGCGACCACGCTGGTGGGCGAATATTGCAGCCGCCTTTGCGCGATGGAGGGCTTTGCCGGTCACGGCGAACAGGCCAACATCCGTGTGCGCCGCTATGGGGGGCGCAATGTACCTTACGCGGGCGCGGTGGAACCGAGCCGGGAGACTGTGGCTTGA